From uncultured Desulfobacter sp.:
TTAAAGAACCAGTCCGTGATAACATCCTTCATATCCCTGTCCGCAAGATTTTCCATCAGGTGATAGTAGATGTTTTCCAGCTCTTCATAGGGTTTAACGTAAAACTTGTTATAATAATAAGCATTAAGATGGTGCAACAGGGTTTCAAAACCAGGGAAAATACCTGTCATGATCACGCCGGTTGTTTCCTGCATCTCTTCGGGCAATACAAGTGCATCCGGGATGCTGCTGCCGGTGGAGGTTTTTTTATACCCTTGAACCAAGGGGATATGGGCGTCTTTCAAGGCTTCAAGCCCTGCGGCCATGGCCAGTTCATCCACAAGGTCAAACTTGCGGCTGATGCCGTATTCCGTAGACAGATCAAAATAGCCGAGTTTTCCGGCCAATTGGATCACATCACTGGTGTTCACAATATCCACAAACCTGGCATTACCGCTGGGTTGCTTGTATACCCGGGTAATATTCATGTCCACAATTTTGTTTTTTTCTTCCTGGGTCAGGGGTTCAATGAAATTATTCCCGGCCAGAATACGGTCAAAGTTTTTCTCGTTGAATACCTGGTGTCCTTTGCCCGGCAGGCCCACGGAAACACCGGCAATACAGACAGAGCCGGTATACAAGCCTAAATTTTCAATGGCCGCCAGGGCATTTTTCTGCTGAAACGCCTGATATTCTCGGTGAAGTGCTTCCTGGACCAGAGCTTTGTTCTGCTCTACAAATGTGTTGAAGGACATATCGTTGTTCATCATTGCTTTGGGGGCCTCTGTTTTTTGCAGGCCCTCATGTTTCAAATCCTTATTATTTAAGTCTTTAGGTTCAAAATTCATCAGTTCCAGAGGGGCTGATTCGCGTGCTTGGACAGTGTCCGTTGCCTTGGGTGCGATAAACCGCTCTGCGGCCAGGTTAAAACTTTCAAGCTCTCCTTTTTTGGCATCTGCCGTAGGCATGGATTCCGGATTTTCAATGGAGATGTTTTTCAACAGGTTACACAACAGTCTACCCGGTCCGATTTCAATAAACCGTTTGCAGCCCTGGGCATGAACACCTTTGACGGATTCCACAAACTCAACCGGAGAGACGATCTGGCGTGCCAGATGGTTCCGGATCATTTGTTCATCGGCAGGATAGGGTTTAGCTGTCAGGTTTGAAATGATTTTATGGGCATTTTTAAGATTAAATTTTACGGACTCAAGGATTTTGGCCATATTGGCGGCTGCAGGCTCCAATATCGGGGTATGAAAGGGTGCGGACAGAGCCAGTTTTTTATGGAAAATATCTTTATCTTTAAGATAGGCGCAAAAAAGATCTATACCCTTTGATGTCCCGGCAATGGCGGTCTGTTTTTCGCTGTTTTTGTTGACCAGCCAGATATCGTCTACACCGGACGTTGAAATCATGTCCTGTGCGCCTTTTTCCCCGTCAAAAACCACCATGATTCCGCCGGGATTTTCGCTTGCTGCCCGGGCCATGAAATCAGACCTGGAAATCACAAGGTTCATGGCTGTGCTGAAATCAACCAAACCTGCACAGTAAAGGGCTGAGTATTCTCCGACACTATGCCCGATATAAAAATCAGGTTCAAAGCCTTTGAGATGCAATGCATGATAGATGGCCGCCGTGGACAGAAAAATGGCCGGTTGGGTGTTTTCCGTCTGGTTCAGCGGGGCACCGCCGGCATTCATGATCTCCAGCAGGGAAGCTCCCCGGCGCTCTTGGAAGATGGCATCCCCTTGGTCCATCAGGGCTTTGATTTCAGGAACCGTCTGATAAAGGGCATTCAGCATGCCTGCAGACTGGGCGCCCTGGCCCGAAAGCAGGGCCGTAACAGCAGCGACCCGAACCTTGTCCGGCCATGCCCCTGGGGTGACCGCGGGCTGTTCCACAGAAGCGACAGCGTCCTGGGACCGCAGGAACCGGGGCACCCGGCCAATGACCACATGGGCGTGGTTGCCGCCGATACCGTTGACATCAGCACCCAGAAGCGCGCCATCGGCAAGCGGCGTTATCTCTTTGACCGGGTGCAGCAGGCTGTCCTTTTCTATGAGTGTGGATTGGGGTTTGTATCCGTGAGTAGGCAGCAGCACCCCTTTATCCGACATCATTAAAAGCCTTGTCATGACCACAGCGGGATTGGCTGCTTTAAAGTACCCGAATTCAGTTTTGACATTGCCGTATGCCACGGGATGGTTCAGGCTTTTTTCAATGGCCTGTTTTTCAACCAAATCCAGGAACGGGTGGGACACACCAAATACATCCAGATATGCCAGATCGGGTTTCCGGGTTTTAAATACCCCGGTATCATTTGAGATTACCTTTTCATATTTATTTTCAGAAGGAGACAGCAAATGCTCAGGCGCGCTTGCCGCCAGGTTCAGGCATTTTAATTCACCCAGAATAGGCATATCGTTCTGTTTTGCATATTTATAGGTGGTTACAACCAGGCAGGCCGCACCTTCGCCCATGACATAGCCATTGGCGTTATTATCAAACAGGCTGGGTTCGGTTTCCGCCAGAATGCCTAAGCGTTTAAATGCCAGCAGTACCCCCGGATACAGGTTGGTGTCCACACCGCCGGTGACCACGGCATCCAGGTCGCCGGCACGCAGATTTTTAACGGCCACATCCAAGGCCATGGTAGCGGAAGCACATGAGGCATCCAGCACAAAATTGGTGCCCTGAACATTATAATGTTTGGAGATGCGTGCAGACACAATGTTTGACAGCATTCCGGGTATGCTGTCCCCGGTCATGGCAGGATACCTTTTGCTTAAAAGATCTCCCACGTGGCTTGAAATGGCTGAAAGGGTATTTTCATCCACCTCCGGGATGGACTGAATCATGCGCTGGAGCAGCGGAATACGGGTGCGGATAATAGATTCAACGTTCCGGGTTCCGGAAATTGTACCCAGGATGACGCCGATTTTATTGCCGGTGGTCAGTTTGTCCTTGAGGCCGGCCTGTTCAAGGGCCTGGCCTGCTGCATCCAGGCCGAACAACTGGGCCCTGTCCATATATGTCATGGCTGAAGGCGGAATCTTAAAAGTTTTCGGGTCCAGCATGAAATTGTCAACAATGCCGTTATTCATCATGGGCAGGCGAAAGCCCGAATTTTCGTTCTCTTCGGCATAGCACTCATTGGCTAAGCGCTCGGACGGCATGGGATGGTAAGCCTTTTTCCCGGAAACCATGGCATCCCAGAATGCGTCTTTGTTTCTAGCCTTTGGCAAGACAACACCTATACCGGAAAAAACGATCCTGTCGTCATTGGGATCATGGTCAAGATCTGCAAAAATCTTACGGGGAAGTGTTGTGTCAGTCTCGTTAAACTCGCTGACCACGGCATGGAAGTTAATGCCCCCGAATCCATAGGCACTCACCGCTGCCATGCGCGGGCCATTGGCCGGCGCCTCCCAGGGTTTAGACTCATTCAGGACAAACAGGGAGGAGTCTGCCATATCAATTTTCGAAGATATTTTTTCAAATGTGCCGTTGGGGGGCAGTGTCTTATGGTTTAAGGCCAGCAATGTTTTTATCATGCCGGCCATGCCGGCAGCCCCGAGTAAATGACCAATCTGGGATTTAATGGTTGATACACCAATGGGAGAGCCTTGGTCATACACCTGACGCAGGGTATCCATCTCCACGGCATCCCCCACCGTTGTACCGGTTCCGTGGGCTTCGATAAACTGCACCATCCCGGGAGAAAATTCTGACTTTACCTTTTCATGACAGCGCTTAAATGCGAGCATCTGCCCATCTTTATCCGGTGCTGCAATGCCCTTGCCTTTTCCGTCGGAAGATGAGGCAATGCCCTTGATGACACCAAGGATGGAATCTTTTTCCCGGATGGCGTCCTTAAGGCGCTTCAGAATTAGGACACCTGACCCTTCGCCCAGTACAAACCCGTCAGCCCGTTCATCAAAGGGAAATGATCCAGTGGGGGACAGGGTGCCCATTTTGCAGAACCCCACGAATGATTCCGGTGTCATGTTGGTATTGATACCACCCGCAATCACCATGTCATGGGTTCCGCTTAAAAGTTCATGAATCCCGCAGTCAATGGCGGAAAGGGCTGTGGCACATGCGGCATCCACCACATAATTGGTGCCGAAGACGCCTAAATGATGTGCAATGCGGGCCGATTCCATGTTCAAGGTGACACCGTGCACAGGTTCGTAAACCGAACCCTGGGACATGTTTATGCGTAACTGGTCAATGATCTTATTTTGTTCCGATTCGGACAGGGCATTGAATTCAGGCGTATTGCGCAGATATTTTTTAACCTCGGGGAAAAAATATTTAAAATGCAGATCCGATGCCATTTCATTGCCAAGGCAGGTGGCCACAATAACGCCCGTGCGCTGCCGGCATTTTTCTGCAATCCGGTTGTCATCGGTTAAAAGATTTGCGTTTTCCACTGCCTGGTAAGCGGCATGCAGCAGCATCTGCTGGCTGCGGGACAATTTGGATGCCTTGGCCGGTGTATACCCGAACCGTTCATTGTCAAATTCAAAATCATTTACCAAGCCTGCAATCTGCGTATAGGACTTGTCTACAGCCTTTGGATCAGGATCATAGTAAAGGGAATTTTCCCAGCGACTGTCAGGTACCTTGTCAATACTGTATTTTTTATTAATAATATTCTGCCAGAAGGTGTCTGTGTCATGGGCGTCAGGAAACACGCACCCCATACCTATCACGGCAATGTCATCATTGATCTGACCGTCGGCAGAGGTTAGGACTTCAAGTGCGTTGAGCCGGGCAATAAGCGCATCCTTTTGCTGGAACAGCTCCTCATGAATTTGGGCGATGGTGGTCTGATTTTCAAAAAAAAGAAGGCCTTCACCGGTCATGAAATTGCCGTTTGATAACTGCTCTTTATCGGTGTATAAAATCCACTGGCCATCGTTTTCATGGCTGAAATCAGGCGTCTTGCCTTTGGCGCCGATGAGAAGTGAACCTAAATTATCCTTTTCAAAGGCGCTTTTGCGCAGGCCTAAGTTCATGGCGTCATCTGCCAGGCGGCAATGCTCATTTTTCATGATCTGGCCGGCAAAACAAGTGTCGGCTGTACGGCAGGCAAGCCCCACGGTGGAACCGATGATAGTGGTACAGTTGTGTTCCTGAACCACCTGCTGGTAGACGGGTGTTATGGCGCCTGTTTCAACAATCTCCTTTGTGAACAGGTACGCGGTGCCCAGTTGAATGCCGATCTTTACCCCTTCTTTTGCCAGAAGCGCTGTCATGGCTGATATAAAATGTGACCCGGCAGCGCTGATAATGCCCCCGGCAAACAGGACGCTCACATCCGGCCGTTGATCCGAAGGCAGATCCAACAGGGTTTCAATACTCACTTCCCACAGCACCGAACTGGTCATGCTGCCAATATGACCGCCGGCTTCATTGCCTTCCAGGATAAATCGCCTTGTCCCTTTTTCAAATGCGTTTTTCAGGACGCCGGGCATGGGGGTATGAAGATATGCCCGGGTGCCGCAGGCTTCCAATTCATTGATCTGGGACGGGATACCACCGGCAAAAAGTGCAAAAGGTGTTTGTTTGGTCTTGATCAGTTCCAGGTGATGATCCAGGGTGGGGTTAAAGGCTTTGATACCGATCATGCCGGCACCAAATGCGGGCAGATCATCTGATTTTTCCGGCAGAATTGTGTCTGCAATCTCGATGGGAAGACTGCCTAAAGCAAAAAAGGGCAAACCACCGTTATCGTAAACGGCCTTGGCAAATTCTTTGTTGTCGGAAATGTTGGCCATGGGCCCCTGGGTAATGGGAAAACGGGTGCCGTGCTCTTTTGCCAGGGATGTGTGTTCTGTTAAAGGATCAAACTGCTCCACAGCGTTCAAGGCATTTCCCACAGAAGTGAACAGAGCCCGGATCATTTGTGCTATCCCGCTGCCGCGCTTTACAAAATGTCGGGCAAAGGCTGCGTCCTGGCCAAGATAGAACAGGGATTGCATGGGTGAGTCATGATCCTGACCCAGGGATGCCATGTTTTGTTCAATTTCAGTTTCAATGAAATCCAGATTCTGTCCATCTGCTTTTTTTCTGCTGATTTTTTTGATCAGGTCCTGGACGATCTTTGTTCCGGGTTTGGCAAACACCCGGTGTTGTGTGTTGCCGTCACCGTCCAAAATGACAGTGTCGGTCTCTTCCATTTTTCCAAGGGCCGCTTTAAACGTCCCGGAAACCGGTGAGTCTTCAGCTAAATAAAGCTGGGCATCCAGAACCAGACCTGCAGCCCCGGCTGCAAAAAAACCTGGTGCCGTGTGAAACCCCACGCCGCCATGGACAAAGTATGGAAGGTCACTTTTTTGTGCATAATACTGACTTAGCATGAAGCTTGACGTAGAAGAAGTCCTGCCCCCGGCTTCCCTGCCTTTTAAAACTATCCCATGGGGATTGATGCCTTTCAGGATGGTTTCAAGTCCGGGTTCATAAATTTCCATCATCAGAATCTCAGCGTTTACCCCTTGCCGCTTGATGAGTGAATCCGGATCATGATAGGCGACAATGACACATTCGGGCAGATCTGCCGGGTGCTGATTAAAATAGTCCCATATATCTTCATCCTCCGCATAAATACGGATACCGTGGCGCAGATTTTGATTTTTAAGTTGCCGAAGCAGGTCAGAAAGCTCTGACGTGCCTATGAATTCAGTATCCAGAACAGGCATGGCACCGGCCAGCCAAATATTTTTAAAAAAATCAAGGTCATATGTTTTGGGGGGATGATACGCCAGCAGAGGCAGGCGGGTGGTCAGTATTCTATTAAGCACAGAACTTCTCCTTGTTGTTTTTCGGTTTTCTCCGGCAATTGTAAACAAAAAATGTGCCACGCTTCTTTGACAGCATGACAACATTCTGAATATATAATGAAAATAAATTTTTTTGATCTGAGAATAAAATTTGAATTATAAATTATTGTGCAAAAAATGTATCCATGTCATACAATAAATGAACAGCAACTTAACCGTCGGATCGGAATATGAAAGAAGTAACTGATTTTCTACCCGAAGAACTGGATTTTTTTAAATGCGTTCATTACGCAGGTGCTGCCAACCCCTTTGGCAGGGAGCGGGTTTTGCGGGAATCTGAAATTGCAGGCGTTTCACCGGACAGCCCCAAAGAAATCAGAGTACTGAAGGCATGT
This genomic window contains:
- a CDS encoding polyketide synthase, translated to MLNRILTTRLPLLAYHPPKTYDLDFFKNIWLAGAMPVLDTEFIGTSELSDLLRQLKNQNLRHGIRIYAEDEDIWDYFNQHPADLPECVIVAYHDPDSLIKRQGVNAEILMMEIYEPGLETILKGINPHGIVLKGREAGGRTSSTSSFMLSQYYAQKSDLPYFVHGGVGFHTAPGFFAAGAAGLVLDAQLYLAEDSPVSGTFKAALGKMEETDTVILDGDGNTQHRVFAKPGTKIVQDLIKKISRKKADGQNLDFIETEIEQNMASLGQDHDSPMQSLFYLGQDAAFARHFVKRGSGIAQMIRALFTSVGNALNAVEQFDPLTEHTSLAKEHGTRFPITQGPMANISDNKEFAKAVYDNGGLPFFALGSLPIEIADTILPEKSDDLPAFGAGMIGIKAFNPTLDHHLELIKTKQTPFALFAGGIPSQINELEACGTRAYLHTPMPGVLKNAFEKGTRRFILEGNEAGGHIGSMTSSVLWEVSIETLLDLPSDQRPDVSVLFAGGIISAAGSHFISAMTALLAKEGVKIGIQLGTAYLFTKEIVETGAITPVYQQVVQEHNCTTIIGSTVGLACRTADTCFAGQIMKNEHCRLADDAMNLGLRKSAFEKDNLGSLLIGAKGKTPDFSHENDGQWILYTDKEQLSNGNFMTGEGLLFFENQTTIAQIHEELFQQKDALIARLNALEVLTSADGQINDDIAVIGMGCVFPDAHDTDTFWQNIINKKYSIDKVPDSRWENSLYYDPDPKAVDKSYTQIAGLVNDFEFDNERFGYTPAKASKLSRSQQMLLHAAYQAVENANLLTDDNRIAEKCRQRTGVIVATCLGNEMASDLHFKYFFPEVKKYLRNTPEFNALSESEQNKIIDQLRINMSQGSVYEPVHGVTLNMESARIAHHLGVFGTNYVVDAACATALSAIDCGIHELLSGTHDMVIAGGINTNMTPESFVGFCKMGTLSPTGSFPFDERADGFVLGEGSGVLILKRLKDAIREKDSILGVIKGIASSSDGKGKGIAAPDKDGQMLAFKRCHEKVKSEFSPGMVQFIEAHGTGTTVGDAVEMDTLRQVYDQGSPIGVSTIKSQIGHLLGAAGMAGMIKTLLALNHKTLPPNGTFEKISSKIDMADSSLFVLNESKPWEAPANGPRMAAVSAYGFGGINFHAVVSEFNETDTTLPRKIFADLDHDPNDDRIVFSGIGVVLPKARNKDAFWDAMVSGKKAYHPMPSERLANECYAEENENSGFRLPMMNNGIVDNFMLDPKTFKIPPSAMTYMDRAQLFGLDAAGQALEQAGLKDKLTTGNKIGVILGTISGTRNVESIIRTRIPLLQRMIQSIPEVDENTLSAISSHVGDLLSKRYPAMTGDSIPGMLSNIVSARISKHYNVQGTNFVLDASCASATMALDVAVKNLRAGDLDAVVTGGVDTNLYPGVLLAFKRLGILAETEPSLFDNNANGYVMGEGAACLVVTTYKYAKQNDMPILGELKCLNLAASAPEHLLSPSENKYEKVISNDTGVFKTRKPDLAYLDVFGVSHPFLDLVEKQAIEKSLNHPVAYGNVKTEFGYFKAANPAVVMTRLLMMSDKGVLLPTHGYKPQSTLIEKDSLLHPVKEITPLADGALLGADVNGIGGNHAHVVIGRVPRFLRSQDAVASVEQPAVTPGAWPDKVRVAAVTALLSGQGAQSAGMLNALYQTVPEIKALMDQGDAIFQERRGASLLEIMNAGGAPLNQTENTQPAIFLSTAAIYHALHLKGFEPDFYIGHSVGEYSALYCAGLVDFSTAMNLVISRSDFMARAASENPGGIMVVFDGEKGAQDMISTSGVDDIWLVNKNSEKQTAIAGTSKGIDLFCAYLKDKDIFHKKLALSAPFHTPILEPAAANMAKILESVKFNLKNAHKIISNLTAKPYPADEQMIRNHLARQIVSPVEFVESVKGVHAQGCKRFIEIGPGRLLCNLLKNISIENPESMPTADAKKGELESFNLAAERFIAPKATDTVQARESAPLELMNFEPKDLNNKDLKHEGLQKTEAPKAMMNNDMSFNTFVEQNKALVQEALHREYQAFQQKNALAAIENLGLYTGSVCIAGVSVGLPGKGHQVFNEKNFDRILAGNNFIEPLTQEEKNKIVDMNITRVYKQPSGNARFVDIVNTSDVIQLAGKLGYFDLSTEYGISRKFDLVDELAMAAGLEALKDAHIPLVQGYKKTSTGSSIPDALVLPEEMQETTGVIMTGIFPGFETLLHHLNAYYYNKFYVKPYEELENIYYHLMENLADRDMKDVITDWFFKIRERRKVYGQYKFERNILFDIVSLGGAHFAQLIRAKGPNIHLTGACASTTQAIGVANDWIRNARCERVIVIGGEAATSEAQMPWVGSGFLAMGAATSKEVVSDAAKPFDEDRNGTILGSGAVGLVVEREDTLKRRGLNGQARILGSHLGNSAFHPSRIDVGHLANELNKFVDRVERQNAISRTDIAEQLVFMSHETFTPARGGSASAEVMALKSAFPNDYKKISITNTKGYTGHTLGAGIEDAILVKGLQKNTFPPVANLDNVPAEFSDLNFTQSGHGDFRYGLHFSAGFGSHFAFLMVNQVQEADVENNPAYHKWLTGITGSPEPRLGIINKTLCVLPRDKHPDAMTQEKIEKNAIGAVGQGAPKSLISKVQDEPKQPALAETEQPGKAAGNAAATDVLKQITDLIANQTGYTHDMLEPDLDLEADLGIDTVKQVETFGKITKSFGLTVPEDISLSELNTIRKIAEYIGNRIQTEDTPTQPDSATVDPAPASGTESGPDVTAEITAMIAEQTGYTQDMLEPDLDLEADLGIDTVKQVETFGKITKEYGLSVPEDINLSELNTIQKIAEYIGSRIETQESPTQPAAGTVDPAPASGTESGPDVTAEITAMIAEQTGYTQDMLEPDLDLEADLGIDTVKQVETFGKITKEYGLSVPEDINLSELNTIQKIADYIGSRIQTQESPTQPDAGTVDPAPASGAESGPDVTAEITAMIAEQTGYTQDMLEPDLDLEADLGIDTVKQVETFGKITKEYGLSVPEDINLSELNTISKISEYIQAEIAGNSNDNAQAPSAPATSGVQASEKEQSGQLSGTQTPDDSDIAGIQSYTFGLRKLSNPAPADRDFEGQTYLITMDNQGFGLAVADLIKENKGHVICVGNSEQDDYTVDLNSLESAEGVISRIKADHEGISGIFFLHPLDFAVDPGENLAAESASVKFLFLLCKAFGSGLDKSHGRLAALSVQSALARFKEPAPDKIFPVFSGISGLLKTVSKEYPQTGVKLVEFMDKNDLADMTNAASLFMDEVFSISTRLEVGIEKGSRFGIRAKTGSPEISQPQGQDTSVIKDTDTLLVTGGAAGITYELLKAVIRPDMNLVILGRSPVEDELEISVTDAMDDTQIMAALKSNHPKAKPVELKNKTAGLRRILTARENLAQLRAGVKTVNYHAVDVTDFDAVLKAVSQYDRIDGVIHAAGVDRSIMIEKKSLDDFSLVFDTKVKGIANVLAAIESKNCRYIIGFSSITARFGNEAQSDYTAGNDMMGAMIQASALKTPDLTYKVFEWTAWAEIGMAAQGTIEAVLKEKGIAFLPVAQGVRFFQEELNNPVSNEVLIGAPPEKNPAAFDPDGLLAIGPFLDTVEKDAGRDGLKFKRLLEADRDLFLFDHARKGVPIFLGATGLETMAEAALEYSGAQGRVLEVNDFKIPYGIKLLKNRPKHIEIYAEKNADGLIETEIHSVFTPPGGKALVQDTLHYQGKFKIGTDSSVLGEISVPALSEFKVDAEWQEQIYQPDRLFMDGLFRSVEKLASLDEDNLVTVVQWRPGREFFKGQTYPEFATPVVIMDAMFQTGGILEFFTSADVMLPYTIRKVSFSGTVLSDTPYFCVTRRLSQAGDTKTYHMQLAETSGRVIIDIQDFEMVRVDRLAEEDRLALSKLKLETA